Proteins encoded together in one Lachnospiraceae bacterium JLR.KK008 window:
- the mnmA gene encoding tRNA 2-thiouridine(34) synthase MnmA yields MNGKKVVVGMSGGVDSSVAACLLKTQGYEVIGVTMQIWRDESQEQQSENGGCCGLSAVDDARRVAQALDIPYYVMNFKQEFQSAVIDYFVAEYLRGRTPNPCIACNRYVKWEAMLRRSLEIGADFIATGHYARVEQLENKRYCVSMSKTAVKDQTYALYNLTQFQLAHTLMPVGGYTKEEIRQIAGEYRLPVAHKPDSQEICFVPDNDYAALIEREAGKAVPGPGNFVTADGKILGRHKGITHYTVGQRKGLQLSMGHPVFVTEIRPQTDEVVIGEAEDVFTQELYCNDLNCMAVERFEDGDRFLTKVRYGHRGTMCTVEKIGDDMLRCMFDEPVRAVTPGQAVVFYRDRYVAGGGTIIGSHL; encoded by the coding sequence ATGAATGGAAAAAAGGTAGTGGTAGGCATGTCAGGCGGAGTGGATTCCTCCGTCGCGGCATGCCTTTTAAAAACTCAGGGATATGAAGTGATCGGTGTGACGATGCAGATCTGGCGGGATGAGTCGCAGGAACAGCAGTCGGAAAACGGAGGCTGCTGCGGTCTTTCTGCCGTGGACGATGCGAGGCGGGTAGCCCAGGCGCTTGACATTCCCTATTATGTGATGAATTTTAAGCAGGAGTTTCAGTCGGCGGTGATCGATTACTTTGTGGCGGAATATTTGCGGGGAAGGACGCCCAACCCATGTATTGCCTGCAATCGTTATGTGAAATGGGAAGCAATGCTGCGGCGCAGCCTGGAGATCGGGGCAGATTTTATTGCCACCGGACATTATGCGCGCGTGGAACAATTAGAAAACAAGCGTTATTGTGTGAGTATGTCAAAAACTGCAGTCAAAGATCAGACATATGCCCTCTATAATCTGACCCAGTTCCAACTGGCGCATACGCTGATGCCGGTGGGCGGTTATACAAAAGAGGAGATACGGCAGATTGCCGGGGAATACCGGCTGCCGGTCGCTCATAAGCCGGACAGCCAGGAAATCTGTTTCGTGCCGGATAACGACTATGCCGCATTGATCGAGCGGGAGGCGGGGAAGGCAGTACCCGGACCGGGTAATTTTGTCACGGCGGATGGAAAAATACTCGGACGGCATAAGGGGATTACCCACTATACGGTAGGACAGCGTAAAGGATTGCAGTTGTCGATGGGCCATCCGGTCTTTGTCACGGAGATCCGTCCGCAGACAGATGAGGTCGTCATCGGGGAGGCGGAGGACGTGTTTACACAGGAATTGTATTGTAACGATCTGAACTGTATGGCAGTGGAACGGTTTGAGGATGGGGACCGTTTTCTGACCAAGGTGCGCTACGGCCATAGGGGGACGATGTGTACGGTGGAAAAGATCGGAGATGATATGCTCCGGTGTATGTTTGATGAGCCGGTAAGGGCGGTGACACCCGGACAGGCCGTTGTATTTTACAGAGACCGGTACGTTGCCGGGGGCGGCACAATCATCGGCAGCCATTTATAA
- the nifU gene encoding Fe-S cluster assembly scaffold protein NifU, with the protein MYSEKVMDHFQNPRNVGEIEDASGVGTVGNAKCGDIMRIYLDIDENEVIRDVKFKTFGCGAAVATSSMATELVKGKKIEEAMKVTNRAVMEALDGLPPVKVHCSLLAEEAIHAALWDYAQKSGITIEGLEKPKSDIHEDEETEEEY; encoded by the coding sequence ATGTACAGTGAAAAAGTGATGGATCATTTTCAGAATCCGCGAAATGTAGGCGAGATCGAGGATGCCAGTGGTGTCGGTACGGTCGGCAATGCAAAATGTGGCGATATTATGAGGATCTATCTGGACATCGATGAGAATGAAGTGATCAGAGACGTAAAGTTTAAGACATTTGGCTGTGGAGCGGCTGTGGCGACTTCCAGCATGGCCACGGAACTTGTAAAAGGTAAAAAGATTGAGGAAGCGATGAAGGTGACGAACAGGGCGGTCATGGAGGCGCTTGACGGGCTGCCGCCGGTCAAGGTGCACTGTTCTTTGCTTGCGGAGGAAGCCATCCATGCGGCGCTCTGGGATTATGCGCAGAAAAGCGGCATTACGATCGAAGGATTGGAGAAGCCAAAGTCCGATATTCATGAGGATGAGGAGACGGAAGAAGAATATTGA
- the nifS gene encoding cysteine desulfurase NifS, which produces MGSYIYLDNAATTRTAQEVVDAMLPFFTEAYGNPSSIYSLGAKSKEAVTKARETIARSLGAQTNEIYFTAGGSEADNWALKTAAEAYQGKGRHIITSAIEHHAILHTCDYLAGRGFEITYIDVDENGIVKLDELKAAIRPDTILISVMFANNEIGTIQPVREIGEITHERGILFHTDAVQAYGQLPIDVDELHIDMLSASGHKLNGPKGVGFLYIRKGVKIRSFVHGGQQERARRAGTENVPGIVGMGAAAARAFRIMEEKTQREIALRDHLIRKIESEIPYCRLNGDRVRRLPNNVNFSFRFVEGESLLIMLDMEGICASSGSACTSGSLDPSHVLLAIGLPHEIAHGSLRLTLSEETTEEELDTVADAVKRIVERLRSMSPLYEDFIKNQK; this is translated from the coding sequence ATGGGATCTTATATATATTTGGACAACGCGGCGACGACCAGGACCGCACAGGAAGTTGTGGATGCCATGCTTCCCTTTTTTACCGAGGCGTATGGCAATCCGAGCAGCATTTATTCTCTGGGCGCAAAAAGTAAGGAAGCGGTGACGAAGGCGAGAGAGACGATCGCCCGGTCACTGGGCGCACAGACAAACGAGATTTATTTCACGGCGGGTGGTTCGGAGGCGGATAACTGGGCGCTGAAGACGGCCGCAGAAGCCTATCAGGGTAAGGGCAGACATATCATTACTTCCGCGATCGAACACCATGCGATTCTGCATACCTGTGATTATCTGGCAGGAAGAGGGTTTGAGATTACTTACATTGATGTGGATGAAAACGGTATCGTGAAACTGGACGAACTGAAGGCGGCGATCCGTCCGGATACGATACTGATCAGCGTGATGTTTGCCAACAATGAGATCGGTACAATCCAGCCCGTCAGAGAGATCGGGGAGATCACCCATGAGAGAGGCATTTTGTTTCATACGGACGCGGTACAGGCATACGGACAGCTGCCGATCGACGTGGATGAACTGCACATCGACATGCTCAGTGCCAGCGGACATAAACTGAATGGGCCGAAGGGCGTCGGCTTTCTCTATATCAGAAAGGGTGTGAAGATTCGCTCGTTTGTCCATGGCGGACAGCAGGAGCGGGCCAGAAGAGCAGGCACGGAGAATGTCCCCGGTATTGTCGGCATGGGAGCGGCCGCAGCGCGGGCGTTTCGAATCATGGAAGAAAAGACACAGAGGGAAATTGCACTCCGCGATCATCTGATCCGGAAGATTGAGTCGGAGATTCCCTATTGCAGGCTGAACGGCGACCGGGTAAGGCGTCTTCCGAACAATGTCAATTTCAGCTTTCGCTTTGTGGAGGGGGAATCGCTGCTGATCATGCTTGATATGGAGGGGATCTGCGCTTCCAGCGGCTCTGCCTGTACTTCCGGTTCTCTGGACCCCTCGCATGTTCTGCTTGCGATCGGTCTGCCTCATGAGATCGCGCATGGTTCTCTGCGGCTTACTTTGAGTGAGGAGACGACAGAGGAAGAGCTGGATACCGTGGCAGATGCGGTGAAACGGATTGTGGAACGGCTGCGGTCGATGTCACCGCTCTACGAGGATTTTATAAAGAATCAGAAATAA
- a CDS encoding polysaccharide biosynthesis protein, protein MLKKNSFLTGTLILTLAGFLSRLIGFFYRAFLSQTFGEEGMGIYQLLAPVMALSFSLTAAGIQTAVSKFTASETTTHDYRASLRVLLAGFLLSMPLSFLCTWFIYRQADLIAVRFLLEQRCAPLLRVFALSIPFCSLHSLINGYFYGIKRAGIPALTQILEQLARVGSVFWICNRLQSQSQSPAIVCAVIGLAVGECVSMLISLSAVYLRFYRLKPIAASRVRTGTMVWKIFMLSTPLTASRIATNILMSIEAVSIPSCLVRHGFTQTQALSVYGVLTGMALPLILFPTALINSACVFLLPVISEADESGNVNAIRSAVRKSVICCLLFGVFCTASFLLIGEYAGLVLFKSKMAGSFILTLSFICPLLYLSGALSSILHGLGKTGVTFVFNMAALATRLLFVFWLIPAIGIQGYLYGLLLSQFLITILNILAVKYYIQRHV, encoded by the coding sequence ATGTTGAAAAAGAATTCCTTCCTGACCGGAACGCTTATCCTCACTCTGGCAGGATTTCTAAGCCGTCTCATCGGCTTTTTTTACAGGGCATTTCTTTCCCAGACATTCGGCGAAGAAGGGATGGGGATCTACCAGCTGCTCGCTCCGGTCATGGCGCTCTCTTTCTCCCTCACAGCGGCCGGCATCCAGACTGCCGTCTCCAAATTCACCGCCTCGGAGACAACCACCCACGATTACCGTGCTTCCCTGCGCGTTCTCCTGGCCGGCTTTCTGCTCTCCATGCCCCTGTCGTTCCTCTGCACATGGTTTATCTACCGGCAGGCAGACCTGATCGCTGTCCGTTTCCTGTTGGAACAGCGCTGCGCGCCGCTTCTGCGGGTCTTTGCGCTTTCGATCCCCTTTTGCTCACTCCACTCACTCATAAACGGCTATTTTTATGGAATCAAACGCGCCGGTATTCCTGCACTGACACAAATTCTGGAGCAGCTCGCCCGGGTAGGAAGTGTCTTCTGGATCTGTAACCGGCTACAGTCACAGAGCCAGAGTCCGGCTATCGTCTGCGCAGTCATCGGCCTGGCAGTCGGAGAATGTGTCTCCATGCTGATCTCTCTCTCCGCTGTCTATCTGCGCTTTTACCGGCTCAAACCGATAGCGGCAAGTCGCGTCCGTACAGGCACCATGGTCTGGAAAATTTTCATGCTTTCCACACCGCTTACCGCCAGCCGCATCGCAACCAATATTTTGATGAGCATCGAGGCCGTGTCCATCCCGAGCTGTCTCGTGCGCCATGGGTTTACCCAGACGCAGGCACTGTCGGTCTATGGCGTGCTCACCGGCATGGCACTCCCCCTCATCCTCTTCCCGACCGCACTCATTAACTCGGCCTGCGTCTTCTTACTGCCCGTGATCTCGGAAGCGGACGAGAGCGGCAATGTAAATGCCATCCGCAGCGCGGTGCGCAAGTCGGTTATCTGCTGCCTGCTCTTCGGCGTCTTCTGCACGGCCTCTTTTCTGCTGATCGGCGAATATGCCGGGCTTGTCCTCTTCAAAAGCAAAATGGCAGGGTCTTTTATTCTCACCTTAAGTTTTATCTGTCCCCTGCTCTATCTGTCCGGTGCACTCTCAAGCATTCTGCACGGGCTTGGGAAAACAGGTGTTACTTTTGTTTTTAACATGGCAGCTCTTGCCACCCGCCTCCTCTTTGTCTTCTGGCTGATTCCTGCCATCGGAATCCAGGGGTATCTCTATGGCCTGCTGTTAAGCCAGTTTCTGATCACAATTTTAAATATACTGGCGGTAAAATACTACATACAGAGGCATGTCTGA
- a CDS encoding 3-deoxy-7-phosphoheptulonate synthase translates to MGFEFVKKLPVPDEIRGQYPVPNELAALKEQRDEEIRKVITGESDKFLLIIGPCSADNEDAVCDYVTRLAKVSEKVKDRLILIPRIYTNKPRTTGEGYKGILHQPDPNKKPDFLAGLIAMRKMHIRVIEESGLTAADEMLYPENWRYLSDILSYVAIGARSVEDQQHRLVVSGFDVPAGMKNPTSGDFSIMLNSVYAAQHSHSFIYRGWEVNTPGNPLAHTVLRGSVNKHGRSLPNYHYEDLNSLLELYNSMDLLNPACIIDANHSNSNKQFKQQIRIVKEVMHSRKLNHDIHRLVKGVMVESYLVEGTQKIGEGIYGKSITDPCLGWEDTERLIYDIAEYE, encoded by the coding sequence ATGGGATTCGAATTTGTAAAAAAGCTGCCTGTGCCTGACGAAATACGCGGACAATATCCGGTGCCTAACGAGCTGGCGGCTTTAAAAGAACAACGCGATGAAGAAATCAGAAAAGTGATTACCGGAGAGAGTGATAAATTTCTCCTTATAATAGGACCCTGCTCCGCAGACAATGAGGATGCCGTCTGCGATTATGTGACCAGACTTGCCAAAGTCAGTGAAAAGGTGAAAGACAGGCTTATTTTGATTCCGAGGATTTACACAAATAAACCCCGCACGACCGGCGAGGGGTATAAAGGCATTCTCCATCAGCCCGACCCCAACAAGAAGCCTGATTTTCTCGCCGGTTTGATCGCCATGCGCAAAATGCACATCCGTGTGATTGAAGAGTCGGGCCTGACGGCGGCAGACGAGATGCTGTACCCGGAAAACTGGCGCTATCTGTCGGACATTCTTTCCTATGTGGCGATCGGTGCCCGCTCTGTCGAAGATCAGCAGCATCGTCTCGTTGTCAGCGGCTTTGATGTGCCCGCAGGGATGAAAAATCCGACAAGCGGCGATTTTTCCATTATGCTCAACTCGGTATATGCCGCTCAGCACTCTCACTCTTTTATTTACCGCGGCTGGGAAGTAAACACGCCGGGCAACCCGCTCGCCCACACGGTACTGCGCGGCTCCGTCAACAAACATGGCCGGAGTCTTCCCAACTACCATTACGAGGACTTAAACAGTCTGCTGGAGCTGTACAACAGTATGGATCTGCTCAACCCTGCCTGCATCATTGATGCCAACCACAGCAATTCCAACAAGCAGTTTAAACAGCAGATCCGCATCGTCAAAGAAGTGATGCACAGCCGCAAATTAAACCACGATATTCACCGTCTCGTCAAAGGCGTCATGGTCGAGAGCTACCTCGTCGAAGGCACACAGAAGATCGGAGAGGGAATCTACGGAAAATCGATCACGGATCCCTGCCTCGGCTGGGAAGACACGGAACGTCTGATTTATGATATTGCGGAATATGAATGA
- a CDS encoding stage II sporulation protein M — translation MRISKIRWKRAERPNWALPFFAGLLAGIALVYLNTGVFLSESGFLSRMNLERLERLELNEGMFFLYVLRERLGTLWLAAILSTTFAGIVTTYLFVLWTGVCGGVAAAVSIMRYGIKGFLLLAGGMMPHFLLYIPAFLLLADWCFQVCTRLYYPVRDFTESREGKQKNPGILFHFLLLHGMLIAGAILESYVNPALMRELLRIF, via the coding sequence GTGAGAATTTCGAAAATACGATGGAAGAGGGCAGAACGGCCGAACTGGGCGCTGCCCTTTTTTGCCGGGCTGCTGGCGGGGATTGCCCTTGTATATTTAAACACAGGTGTTTTTTTATCAGAATCGGGGTTTTTAAGCCGGATGAATCTGGAACGGCTTGAGCGCCTGGAACTGAATGAAGGAATGTTTTTTCTATATGTACTGCGTGAAAGGCTGGGGACACTCTGGCTGGCGGCAATTCTTTCCACGACTTTTGCCGGTATCGTGACGACATATCTGTTCGTACTATGGACAGGTGTGTGCGGAGGTGTCGCAGCGGCGGTTTCTATTATGAGATATGGCATCAAAGGCTTTCTTTTGCTGGCGGGAGGCATGATGCCGCACTTCCTGCTCTACATACCTGCCTTTTTGCTTCTGGCAGACTGGTGCTTTCAAGTGTGTACCCGGCTGTACTATCCGGTACGTGATTTCACGGAAAGCCGGGAGGGGAAACAGAAAAATCCGGGAATCCTTTTTCACTTTTTGCTGCTTCATGGGATGCTTATTGCGGGAGCGATTCTGGAAAGTTATGTCAATCCGGCGCTGATGAGAGAATTACTGCGGATATTTTGA
- a CDS encoding NUDIX hydrolase — MSEEIKRIDRTLIHKGAIIEYYVDTMQLPNGKQAKWDFIRHNGAAAVVPVTEDGRILIVSQYRNALDRYTLEIPAGGLNPGESTDKAAARELEEETGYVSGDLELLISINTTVAFCNEKIDIYLARNLVKTHQHLDEDEFLNVGAYGLEELESMIFEQKISDSKTIAALMAYKVKYGI, encoded by the coding sequence ATGAGCGAGGAAATAAAGAGGATCGACCGGACGCTGATTCACAAAGGTGCGATCATAGAATATTATGTAGATACGATGCAGCTCCCGAACGGGAAGCAGGCAAAATGGGATTTTATCCGTCATAACGGAGCGGCAGCGGTCGTTCCGGTAACAGAGGATGGCAGGATTCTGATTGTGTCTCAATACCGCAATGCGCTGGATCGGTATACGCTGGAAATTCCGGCGGGCGGCTTAAACCCCGGTGAGTCGACTGACAAGGCGGCTGCGAGAGAGCTGGAAGAAGAGACGGGATATGTCTCCGGGGATCTGGAGCTTCTGATCTCGATCAATACAACGGTTGCATTTTGCAATGAGAAGATTGATATTTATCTTGCAAGAAACCTCGTAAAGACACACCAGCATTTGGATGAAGATGAATTTTTGAATGTCGGTGCATACGGACTGGAAGAGTTGGAATCGATGATTTTTGAACAGAAGATTTCAGACTCGAAAACGATTGCCGCTTTGATGGCATATAAAGTGAAATACGGCATATAA
- a CDS encoding aminotransferase class I/II-fold pyridoxal phosphate-dependent enzyme gives MKPYRELSREELLACKAELDAAYKEAQGKGLNLDMSRGKPETGQLDMGMGLMSALDVDCDMRAEDGTDCRNYGELDGIMEAKGLMADVMGVKDPANVIVLGNGSLSVMYDAICRSFTHGVMGSTPWCKLERVKFLCPVPGYDRHFTITEHFGIEMINIPMTPTGPDMDLVEKYVSEDAAVKGIWCVPKYSNPQGISYSDETVRRFAALKPAAEDFRIYWDNAYAVHHLYDEDQDQILDILEECEKAGNPDMVYLFGSTSKISMAGAGIAAMAASKRNLDAIKKSMAIRTICYDKINQLRHARFFKNFDGVKAHMKKHAAIIRPKFEAVLEVLERELGGLEIGSWVKPKGGYFISFEAMDGCAKNIVQKCKEAGVTLTKAGAPFPYGKDPHDSNIRIAPTFPTATEMAEATDLFVLCVKLASIEKLLEA, from the coding sequence ATGAAACCATACAGAGAGTTAAGCAGAGAAGAATTACTTGCATGCAAGGCAGAATTAGACGCTGCGTACAAAGAGGCGCAGGGCAAAGGGCTGAATCTGGATATGTCCAGAGGGAAGCCGGAGACAGGTCAGCTCGATATGGGCATGGGATTGATGAGCGCATTGGATGTAGACTGTGATATGCGGGCGGAAGACGGTACAGATTGCAGGAATTATGGGGAACTGGACGGTATTATGGAGGCCAAAGGATTGATGGCTGATGTGATGGGAGTCAAAGACCCGGCCAATGTCATTGTACTCGGCAACGGAAGCCTTTCTGTTATGTATGATGCGATCTGTCGTTCCTTTACACATGGGGTAATGGGAAGTACGCCGTGGTGTAAGCTGGAGCGGGTTAAATTCCTCTGTCCGGTTCCCGGCTATGACAGGCACTTCACGATTACGGAACATTTCGGGATTGAGATGATCAATATTCCAATGACTCCGACAGGGCCGGATATGGATCTTGTGGAAAAATATGTATCGGAGGACGCGGCAGTAAAAGGAATCTGGTGTGTGCCCAAGTATTCCAATCCACAGGGGATTTCCTATTCCGACGAGACGGTGAGAAGGTTTGCGGCGCTGAAGCCTGCAGCCGAAGACTTCCGTATTTATTGGGATAACGCCTATGCGGTACATCATCTGTATGATGAGGACCAGGATCAGATTCTTGACATTCTGGAGGAATGTGAGAAAGCAGGCAATCCGGATATGGTATATCTGTTCGGTTCCACTTCCAAAATCAGTATGGCAGGAGCAGGGATCGCGGCGATGGCTGCTTCGAAGAGGAATCTGGATGCGATCAAGAAGTCGATGGCAATCCGCACAATCTGTTATGACAAGATCAATCAGCTGCGGCATGCGAGATTTTTCAAAAATTTTGATGGCGTGAAGGCGCATATGAAGAAACATGCGGCGATTATACGGCCGAAGTTTGAGGCCGTGCTGGAAGTATTGGAGAGAGAGCTTGGCGGCCTTGAAATCGGAAGCTGGGTAAAACCCAAAGGAGGATATTTTATCTCTTTTGAGGCGATGGACGGCTGTGCGAAAAATATAGTTCAGAAGTGCAAAGAGGCGGGTGTGACACTGACGAAAGCGGGTGCGCCTTTCCCTTATGGAAAAGACCCTCACGACAGTAACATTCGTATTGCGCCTACATTTCCGACGGCGACGGAGATGGCAGAGGCGACAGACCTGTTCGTACTGTGTGTGAAACTGGCCAGCATAGAGAAACTGCTGGAGGCATAA
- the rny gene encoding ribonuclease Y produces MLSVIVAVVVTLLIAVPVSAGVATSYRKKVVETKIGNAEEKAREIIDEALKTAEAKKREGLLEIKEESIRTKNELDKEIKERRAEVQRSERRVQQKEENIDKKADSIEKKEAVLTAREEELGKMKVEISKLNEQRVQELERISRLTSEQAKDYLLKTVEDEVKHETAMMIKEMESRAKEEADKKAKEYVVTAIQKCAADHVSETTISVVQLPNDEMKGRIIGREGRNIRTLETMTGVDLIIDDTPEAVILSGFDPIRREVARIALEKLIVDGRIHPARIEEMVEKAQKEVEVMIKEEGEAATLEVGVHGIHPELVRLLGKMKFRTSYGQNALKHSIEVAQLSGLLAAEMGLDVRLAKRAGLLHDIGKAVDHEMEGSHIQLGVELCRKYKEGPVVINSVESHHGDVEAQSLIACLIQAADTISAARPGARRETVETYTSRLKQLEEITNNFKGVDKSFAIQAGREVRVMVVPDQISDSDMVLLARDISKQIEAELEYPGQIKVNVIRESRVIDYAK; encoded by the coding sequence ATGCTTAGTGTAATAGTAGCAGTAGTTGTTACGCTTCTTATTGCGGTACCGGTGTCTGCCGGAGTAGCTACTTCCTATCGCAAGAAGGTAGTAGAGACTAAGATCGGTAATGCTGAGGAAAAGGCAAGAGAGATCATCGATGAAGCGTTAAAAACTGCGGAGGCTAAGAAGAGGGAAGGCTTACTTGAGATTAAGGAAGAGTCCATTCGTACAAAGAATGAACTTGATAAGGAGATCAAGGAACGCCGTGCTGAAGTACAGCGCTCTGAAAGAAGAGTCCAGCAGAAAGAAGAGAACATCGATAAAAAAGCAGATTCTATCGAAAAGAAAGAAGCAGTGTTGACAGCGAGGGAAGAAGAACTTGGGAAGATGAAAGTAGAAATTTCCAAGCTCAATGAGCAAAGAGTACAGGAACTTGAACGAATCTCCAGATTAACCTCCGAACAGGCAAAAGATTATTTGTTGAAAACTGTGGAAGATGAAGTAAAACATGAAACAGCCATGATGATCAAGGAGATGGAAAGCCGGGCTAAGGAAGAGGCGGACAAGAAGGCGAAGGAATATGTAGTGACTGCCATTCAGAAATGTGCCGCTGACCATGTGTCCGAGACGACGATCTCCGTAGTACAACTTCCCAATGATGAGATGAAGGGAAGGATCATCGGCCGGGAGGGCAGGAATATCCGCACTCTCGAAACAATGACCGGAGTGGATCTGATCATTGACGACACACCGGAAGCCGTGATATTATCCGGTTTTGATCCGATCCGCAGGGAAGTTGCGCGCATTGCTCTTGAAAAACTGATCGTAGACGGACGTATCCATCCGGCAAGGATCGAAGAAATGGTGGAGAAAGCGCAAAAAGAAGTGGAAGTGATGATCAAGGAAGAGGGCGAGGCTGCTACGCTGGAAGTTGGCGTACACGGCATTCATCCGGAACTTGTGAGATTACTTGGTAAAATGAAGTTCAGAACGAGTTATGGTCAGAATGCGCTCAAGCATTCTATCGAGGTTGCCCAGTTATCCGGATTGCTGGCAGCAGAAATGGGATTGGATGTCCGGCTGGCCAAGCGTGCAGGATTGTTGCATGACATTGGAAAAGCAGTCGATCATGAGATGGAAGGCTCCCATATACAGTTAGGTGTTGAGCTTTGCAGGAAATATAAAGAAGGCCCTGTCGTCATCAACAGTGTGGAATCCCATCATGGTGACGTAGAGGCGCAGTCTTTGATCGCTTGCCTTATTCAGGCGGCGGACACGATTTCCGCGGCGCGTCCGGGTGCCAGACGGGAAACGGTGGAAACATATACAAGCAGGTTGAAACAGTTAGAAGAAATCACAAACAATTTCAAAGGTGTCGACAAATCTTTTGCTATTCAGGCAGGCAGAGAGGTTCGTGTCATGGTAGTTCCAGATCAGATTTCGGATTCTGACATGGTACTTTTAGCCCGTGATATTTCCAAACAGATAGAGGCAGAACTGGAATATCCGGGACAAATCAAAGTCAATGTCATCCGCGAATCGCGCGTAATCGATTATGCAAAGTAG
- a CDS encoding regulatory protein RecX, whose amino-acid sequence MTEMTVTEVEPISKTRSRVYVDGTAAFILYKGELRKYQIREGGELTEDVWQELQTEVLPKRARLRAMNLLKGRQYTQRQLMDKLLLGGYSQEMAQEAVDYVKSYHYVDDARYAYDYISCRMGSHSLKEIEQKLLQKGVCREVIRSAVEELAGDGFVSDEEAMIRRLLEKKHYSSEHASEKERQRMYGYLYRKGFSMDTARRVMEEMD is encoded by the coding sequence ATGACGGAGATGACAGTGACAGAGGTCGAACCGATCTCAAAAACAAGAAGCAGGGTATATGTGGACGGTACAGCCGCTTTTATCTTATACAAGGGCGAGTTGCGCAAATATCAGATCAGAGAGGGCGGCGAGTTGACGGAGGACGTATGGCAGGAACTTCAAACCGAGGTGCTTCCGAAACGTGCCAGACTGCGTGCAATGAATCTTTTAAAAGGCCGGCAATATACACAGCGGCAGCTTATGGACAAACTGTTGCTCGGAGGATACAGTCAGGAGATGGCGCAGGAGGCAGTCGACTATGTAAAATCATATCACTATGTGGATGATGCCAGATATGCCTATGATTACATTTCCTGTCGTATGGGCAGCCACAGTCTGAAAGAGATCGAACAGAAGCTGCTTCAGAAAGGTGTGTGCAGAGAGGTGATCCGCTCTGCGGTGGAAGAACTGGCCGGCGATGGATTTGTTTCGGACGAGGAAGCAATGATACGCAGACTGCTGGAAAAGAAGCACTATTCGTCTGAACATGCCAGCGAAAAAGAGAGACAGCGCATGTATGGATACCTGTACCGCAAAGGGTTTTCCATGGACACTGCCAGACGTGTGATGGAGGAAATGGATTAA